The Calothrix sp. PCC 7507 DNA segment CTGTTGGTGCAGGTTCAGGCTGCTTGGTATTCACCACCGGATTAGATAACGGCTTGGTAGGCGCCACTGGTGTGGGTGCTGGCGCTTGAGTAACTCCAGCATTTTTATTGCTATTGTTTTGAAACTGGAGTCTAAATGGGTAATAGCTAGTTTTGCTATGACCCTTGGGAGGATTGGCAGCAAAATACTCTCTGGCTTTTAATAGCAGATCGCTAGAAACTGACTTGTCTTGGAACTTAATTTCTAAAACCTTGCCGTCACCGTCTATCACTAAACCGCCTAATACCGTACCTTCAAGCCCTGCCTTGTCTGTAGAAATAGTATCACGGATAACAGTTTTTTCTTCCGCATTAGGGTAATCCTGCTGGACTGTTTTCCTGAGGTCTTCGTAGGAGTTTACCTGTGCGTTTGTAGGAGAAGTCGCCTGTTCTGTTGGCTTGAAGGGAAACTCATTAGATACCCTAGCCGTAGAATCCGGCTGCCATTGCGGTAAACTGTCTCTTCCTAAACTTAAGTTATCACCAGCTTGTGGAGTTTTGCCAATCTGAGCTATTAACTGTTCGTTTTGAGCAACTTCAGATCCATTATTTCCAGGCTGAGTTGTTTGTGCAGTGGGTTCAGCATTTGTTGGAGAGGAGTTGACATCAGGAGAATTCATTAACCCATCAGGTATTTTAGCTCCTGGCAAGGTCGGTAATTTGTCTATGGGCAGCGGCCTAGCGTCTCCCAGCTTTATGTCTCTATCATTAAAACGTGGCACTGATTGGGAGAATCTTCTGTTGACATTAAAACCAGAGGTATCAAATCGGAAGTTTCCCCTGGGAACTATCTGTAAAGACTGTCCTTTGGGTAATTGAGAAACTTGATATTGGTCAACTGATTTAGGGATTGGCGGTAGTACTAGCTGACTAGATGTAGGTGGTGGTGGTAATGGGGGTAAACTATTCGCCTGATCACCCAAATTAAAGGGAGGTACTTGGGATGGTAAGGGAAATTGTGATGCTATGGGTAATTGTGATTGTGGGGATGTATTTGTTTGAGGCAAGCGACTTTGGTCCGCTTGACTTAATTCCATGACTCCAACAGCTTTTGACGATGCTGAGTCTTTAGCTTTGTTAGAGTCTACAGGCATGAATGGCACAATCAACGCGATAGCACCGTGGATGCCAAGAGAGGCTATAGCTGCTATCCCGGTTGGCTGACTCAAGATTTCTGGTATGTTTTTTAGTAGGGAGACGTAAGACATAGCTGTTATCGTTCACTCGGCTCAGTTGCAATTGACTAGCAATATTATCTTTGGGGCTACTATGGCAAGAGATGCGTCCCTTGAAGAGTAATAACTTTCTATACTGGACTCACAAGGGCAAAACAGCCATTTTTCCCAGGTTTTCACTTTAAAAAAACGCAACATTATAGTTTAGGGTATCACCTAATGAATAGGCTATTGACAAAATTCTTACTTTTGATGTGTATCAACAAATTACTAAATTCATACTAATAACTTATGGTAGTTGCCCATTTAGGCGATCGCGTCGGCCTTAGTGCATAGACACCCGTAACCTAAGTTACCTATCTTGTTAGCTAACTGTTTTGTAGTGAGGCAGTCCCTTTGATAGATGTCAGGTTTGATCTTAGTAGATAACTTAATCTGATTCATCCTAGCATGTCAGCCTCTTTTCAGACTATTGACAATTTTCAGCGTTGAGACTACGCTACGCCGCTAATTTTTAATCTAGAGAAACTTCTCACTCCTGCTGCCTTATTTATCAGAGAAGTAAAATAACTTAATACTTCTTAGTTAAAATTGTCATATAAGTACGAATTTTTTAACTAAAAGAGAAAAGGTTAGCCATGCAAAGCACCCAATTAGATCGGATTTTGCGGCGACTAGCAACGATATTATCAGTCGTGATCCTTACCCTGAGCCTAATTAATGTCACAACTGGAGTTCTGCTGTCCTTTTATTACGAACCGACAGCAGGCGGTGCTTATCACGCCTTGAAAATGATTAATACGGAAGTAACCTACGGTTGGTTGTTCAAGACTGCCCATGATATCGCCGGGAACGGCGTAATTGCGATCGCCCTGATGCAAATTGTGGTGATGTTTTTAGGTCGGCAATTTCGCCAGAGTTGGCTGACTGCATGGATTAGTGGAATTTTATTTACCTTAAGTGCGATCGCTCTCGATTGGACAGAAATGATTCTCGGCTGGGATCAAGAAGGTTACTGGCGTTTCAACATTGAGCTAGGAACCATCGAAGCGATTCCCTTCATCGGCTCGCAACTGCGAGAAATTTTGACTGGTGGTGGAGCCATTAGCACCATAACGGTAGAACATCTTTACGCCATACACAGTTACATTATTTCCGCCGCCGTCATCATTCTCGCCATAGTACATTTGTCTGCTTTACTGTGGCAAGAACAACAAATGTATGCAGAAGCTTTAGCATCAAAACCCAGTGAAGGTGGCTTCATTCAACCACCAGCTGCTTCACTAGCAGAAAGTTGAGCTAATTTTGCCAGCGGGACTTCTTCCACTTCTGGTAATTTCTCTAGAGAGAGAGGAGTAGATTGAGTCGCACCAGATAACCGTTTTAAAAGATTAGGCCTAGGGTCATACAACAAGTAAATAATGCGATCGCCTACTTCCCACTCTTGAATTGCTGGCATAATCTGTAGGCGTTCCTCTCTCTCTAGCAATAAAGGTAGCAACACCCCAGTCCGGATTTTTTCTTGTATGTGTTCCTGTTGACTAGAAAATTCCGACTCATTTAGTGTCGTTGTCCCTAGCTTCACCCGTCCATCATTCAGATACTCATTCCACGTCTTCACGCCTAAGTCTGGGATAAAAGCCTGATTAACCTTACTATTGGCGCTCAAAGTAGCTTGGGGATCGCGGGGAAAAACAGCCAACACACGCGGCGGATTAAATTCCTCGGCGGCTCGTTGCGCCAAGACAAAATTCACCTCACCATTATTAGTCATCGCCAAAAAAGTTCCCATCGAGGCCAGTCCCGCCTCTTCCAAAACATCAGCATCCAATGCACTGCTAGCAATCACTCGCAAATTTTGAGCTTCAGCCTGGGGAAAAAATTCCGAGTCTGTGTCTATGATGACCACATTTTCTTCTCGTTCTTGAAAGAAGCGCGCAATCAAGAGGCTTAAAGGATTACAACCCACAATCACCGCTCCAGTCGCCTCTTTAGAGGTTATTTGCAGCAACTTAGCCACCCAGCCAGCGGTGAGTCCTTGACAGACAACCGTCATGATAATTGTTAAAAAAACCAGGGCTTTAATCGCATCACCACCGTTGATCCCACGCTGTGTCAGCAAAATTGCAAATAGAGAAGCCACAGAAGCAGAAACAATTCCTCTGGGAGCCACCCAGCTTAAAAATAGTTTCTGTCGCCAGTTGAGGTCACTATTCCACGTGCAGAAGAGAATGTTAATCGGGCGAACGACAAACATCAATACCAAAACAGTAAATAAACTCCCCCAACCCAAAGCAAACACACTAGCGATCGATAAATCAGCCGCTAACAGGATAAATAATACAGAAACGCTGAGAATTGTTAGCTGACCCTTAAAGCTGCGTAAAAGGCGTTCCTCTGGCACAGAAGAGTTAGCAAATACAACTCCAGCCACTACAGTTGTCATGACTCCTGATTCGCTGCGGATCGTCTGTGCCAAGGTAAACAGACCCCATAGCACTGCCAAGACTACCAGATTTTTCAACTCGAACGACAGAAAATTGGCGCGCTTAAAAATCAAGCTCATCAGATAGCCGCCAGCAGCACCAATCGCCGCCCCAACCCCCAAGCGCATTGCTAAACCAATGATGGCGTTGATGGGGTCAGTATCACCGTTCATAATTGTGTCTAAGACAACGAAAGCCAGAATTGCCCCGACTGGATCGATTAAAACCCCTTCTCCTTCCAGCAGCGTAGCCACTTGGCGATCCACATTGATTTGCTTAAGTAGGGGACTAATGACAGTTGGCCCCGTCACCACAACTATTGAAGCGTAAAGAAAAGCGATGTTCCACGGAAATTCACCCAACCAATGAGCCGCCATACTACCACCAAGTAGTGTGATCAGCGTTCCTTGGGTAACGAGCAATTGCAGACTAACTGAAACTCGACCCAACTCTTGCAGATCCAAGTTGAGTCCGCCTTCAAATAAAATTATTGCCGTTGCCAGAGCGACAATAACTTCCAGTCCTGTACCTAAGACATGGGGGTGTAAAAGGCCAATACCATCAGACCCCAGCAAAATGCCCAAAAGCAGCAGCAAAACAATGCTGGGTACACGCAAGTATGCAGCCAGCACCTGAGCGCTAATGCCTGTAACAACGGCGATTACCATCTGTAGGGTGATTTCAAAAGATGCTTCCATGTTGTAGATTTTGAGCGATTTATTTCAAAATCTTGTGTAAAGAATAGTAAATAATAACTCTACAGGGTACAACATCACACCTTTTGTCCCTTACTAAATTCAGAGCTTGATTCATACTTAGTTCTTGATAATACTCCATTTACAGCTATTTGCCAAACAGAAGTAACACTTGAGCATAATTAAGAGGCAGGGGGAGAAAAACTATTGCCTATTGCCCCAATCCTTCGTTCAAATGTCACGATTTTTAGTCATGATTAGCTAGCGATCGCTTCCGCCTTCAACCAATTTAGCCTCTACAATTTTTTTTTGGCGAAAGCTGTTGACATCAACGCAGAAATTCGCTAATTTATAGAAGGTCTGAATCCAATGCCCCCATCGTCTAGAGGCCTAGGACACCTCCCTTTCACGGAGGTAACGGGGATTCGAATTCCCCTGGGGGTACTAAAAAAGTAAAAGGTTTGTGTAAAACAAAC contains these protein-coding regions:
- a CDS encoding sodium:proton antiporter, producing MEASFEITLQMVIAVVTGISAQVLAAYLRVPSIVLLLLLGILLGSDGIGLLHPHVLGTGLEVIVALATAIILFEGGLNLDLQELGRVSVSLQLLVTQGTLITLLGGSMAAHWLGEFPWNIAFLYASIVVVTGPTVISPLLKQINVDRQVATLLEGEGVLIDPVGAILAFVVLDTIMNGDTDPINAIIGLAMRLGVGAAIGAAGGYLMSLIFKRANFLSFELKNLVVLAVLWGLFTLAQTIRSESGVMTTVVAGVVFANSSVPEERLLRSFKGQLTILSVSVLFILLAADLSIASVFALGWGSLFTVLVLMFVVRPINILFCTWNSDLNWRQKLFLSWVAPRGIVSASVASLFAILLTQRGINGGDAIKALVFLTIIMTVVCQGLTAGWVAKLLQITSKEATGAVIVGCNPLSLLIARFFQEREENVVIIDTDSEFFPQAEAQNLRVIASSALDADVLEEAGLASMGTFLAMTNNGEVNFVLAQRAAEEFNPPRVLAVFPRDPQATLSANSKVNQAFIPDLGVKTWNEYLNDGRVKLGTTTLNESEFSSQQEHIQEKIRTGVLLPLLLEREERLQIMPAIQEWEVGDRIIYLLYDPRPNLLKRLSGATQSTPLSLEKLPEVEEVPLAKLAQLSASEAAGG
- a CDS encoding cytochrome b N-terminal domain-containing protein codes for the protein MQSTQLDRILRRLATILSVVILTLSLINVTTGVLLSFYYEPTAGGAYHALKMINTEVTYGWLFKTAHDIAGNGVIAIALMQIVVMFLGRQFRQSWLTAWISGILFTLSAIALDWTEMILGWDQEGYWRFNIELGTIEAIPFIGSQLREILTGGGAISTITVEHLYAIHSYIISAAVIILAIVHLSALLWQEQQMYAEALASKPSEGGFIQPPAASLAES